In Clostridiaceae bacterium, the sequence TTAATCCTCAGATAATAAGGAGGACCGCTATTGCAATGTATGAAGCAGAAATCAATGCGGTTATACATGCGGGAGGTGGAACTGCCGATGTTAATATTTATCCGGATAGAATAGTAATAAAAATTGAAGATAAGGGTCCGGGAATACCAGATATAGATTTGGCAATGCAGGAAGGATACTCAACTGCTTCTGAAAGAATAAGGGAAATGGGCTTCGGTGCAGGAATGGGGCTCCCTAATATAAAAAGGTATTCTGATGAGCTTCAAATTGACTCAAAGGTTGGAGAAGGAACTGTGGTAAAGATTACGGTTTATGTTAACTAAAAAGGAGTGGGGGCATGAATAATTATTTTCATTCAGTCAGACTTGACGAAGAGAAATGCAGAGGATGTACCAATTGCATAAAAAGATGTCCTACTGAAGCAATTAGAGTTCGCAAAAGCAAAGCGAGAATTATTAATGAAAGGTGTATAGATTGCGGAGAGTGTTTGCGAGTATGTCCGTACCACGCCAAAAAGGCTATTACAGATCCACTTGAAATCATAAAACAATATAAATATAAAGTAGCTATCCCTGCACCATCATTATATGGGCAGTTTAAGCCCGAATTTTCAAGAAACCGGATATTGAATGCACTAAAAAAGGTTGGTTTTGATAAGGTATTTGAAGTATCAAGAGCCGCAGAAATTGTAAGTGATGCCACAAAAAGGGCAATTTCACAGGGGATAGAGAATAAACCATTGATTTCTTCAGCCTGTCCGGCAGTTGTAAGGCTAATACAAGTCAGATTTCCAAGCCTTATTGATAATATTCAGAGAATTCATTCTCCTATGGAAGTGGCAGCAAGGATTGTACGTAAAGAGCTGATTTCTGAGGAAGGATTATCTT encodes:
- a CDS encoding anti-sigma regulatory factor; the encoded protein is MDKESSINLSFILPDDDFRVAGEASSSVKKVLSHLGINPQIIRRTAIAMYEAEINAVIHAGGGTADVNIYPDRIVIKIEDKGPGIPDIDLAMQEGYSTASERIREMGFGAGMGLPNIKRYSDELQIDSKVGEGTVVKITVYVN